The Chryseobacterium geocarposphaerae genome window below encodes:
- a CDS encoding ribonuclease domain-containing protein: MNAKTRSLFFICLGLLFGMSVMYVYNNFIKDKNSPQQEKIINNESYFQTKQGNTSENSSEIYSITEETKVISYVKQNHKLPDYYITKNEARKHGWNPSKGNLCDVLPGKAIGGDHFGNREGKLPKGQQYFEADVNYHCGSRNADRIIFTKNGDVYLTKNHYKSFEKQ, from the coding sequence ATGAATGCTAAAACAAGATCTCTTTTCTTCATCTGCTTAGGACTGCTTTTCGGAATGTCCGTTATGTATGTCTATAATAACTTTATTAAAGATAAAAATTCTCCTCAACAGGAAAAGATAATTAATAATGAAAGTTATTTTCAAACGAAACAAGGGAATACATCTGAAAACAGTAGTGAAATTTATTCTATTACAGAAGAAACAAAAGTTATTTCTTATGTAAAACAAAATCACAAGCTTCCTGATTATTATATTACAAAAAATGAAGCAAGGAAACACGGCTGGAATCCTTCAAAAGGGAATCTTTGTGACGTTTTGCCAGGAAAAGCTATTGGCGGAGATCATTTTGGAAACAGAGAAGGTAAACTCCCTAAAGGACAACAATATTTTGAAGCTGATGTGAATTACCATTGCGGAAGCAGAAATGCAGACCGTATTATTTTCACCAAAAATGGCGATGTTTATTTAACGAAAAACCATTATAAAAGCTTTGAGAAGCAATAA
- a CDS encoding barstar family protein: MHTIYIDFTDIGDYEDFYAQLKEKLPLPEYFGENLDALADVITGELEMPLHLEFVNMSIDQLEIFEDLLATLEDIEDEMEDFTFTYYLEQYEDNDEEEK, from the coding sequence ATGCACACAATATATATAGATTTTACGGACATAGGAGATTATGAAGATTTCTATGCTCAATTAAAAGAAAAGCTACCGCTTCCCGAGTATTTTGGGGAGAATCTGGATGCGTTAGCTGATGTCATTACCGGAGAACTGGAAATGCCTCTTCATTTAGAGTTTGTGAATATGAGTATTGACCAACTGGAGATTTTCGAAGATTTATTAGCAACATTGGAAGACATCGAGGATGAGATGGAAGATTTTACTTTCACTTATTATTTGGAGCAATACGAGGATAATGACGAAGAAGAAAAATAA
- a CDS encoding T9SS type A sorting domain-containing protein, with protein MKKIYNLSIKVLAEYCLLNFGITKAQLTVMGTGNYNVGAVSDNGVVSMHTSAGAIYKWSAAGGLVQIGALTNGYPAAGRTVVSNDGTKIASSTTNSATGFNEIATYDVATSTWTNRGGLVPTGWDGSVSSTWGMNANGTILVGLGWLTAATAHAVKWDAAGGVVDLGSIVSGRSSRANAVNTDGTVIVGWQDETTGTRSGARWVNGVESFITDSGGNNLGEAGAVSADGNTIIGSALPNPYVWNTTSGVTYITHPNSSVFFRGGATGISADGTTVVGFFRAFSAPPMSGEGFIWTAANGRVNLNDYATSLGIATNGVTMGLPLAISQDGKKIAGTGLNASGQIVGFYLDLTQYLSVKDHVKDNNDIGIYPNPVTDILYFKGVEKIDKVEIYNMVGQKVKSFNSVDHQIDVSSLLSGDYLLQYSVKGGKQQNYKFIKR; from the coding sequence ATGAAAAAAATTTACAATCTTTCAATTAAAGTATTGGCGGAGTATTGCTTGTTGAATTTTGGAATTACAAAAGCACAGCTTACTGTAATGGGAACTGGCAATTACAATGTAGGTGCTGTTTCTGATAATGGGGTTGTAAGTATGCATACCAGTGCAGGTGCAATTTATAAATGGTCTGCAGCCGGTGGGCTTGTACAGATAGGAGCGCTTACAAATGGTTACCCTGCAGCAGGAAGAACGGTTGTTTCCAATGATGGGACCAAAATTGCATCTTCAACAACGAACTCTGCGACAGGGTTTAACGAAATAGCCACTTATGATGTAGCTACTTCTACGTGGACGAACAGGGGAGGACTTGTTCCTACAGGTTGGGACGGATCTGTAAGTTCCACTTGGGGAATGAACGCGAATGGAACTATATTGGTTGGTTTGGGCTGGCTTACTGCGGCTACTGCGCACGCAGTAAAATGGGATGCTGCAGGTGGAGTGGTAGATTTAGGAAGTATTGTTTCAGGAAGAAGTTCAAGAGCAAATGCCGTGAATACCGACGGAACTGTAATTGTTGGCTGGCAAGATGAAACAACGGGAACGAGAAGCGGAGCAAGATGGGTAAATGGTGTGGAGAGCTTTATTACGGATAGTGGTGGAAATAATCTAGGTGAAGCCGGAGCAGTTTCTGCAGATGGAAATACAATTATAGGTTCAGCATTGCCTAATCCTTATGTCTGGAATACAACATCGGGAGTAACATATATAACACATCCAAATTCCTCGGTCTTCTTCAGGGGTGGTGCAACAGGAATATCTGCTGATGGAACAACTGTAGTAGGGTTTTTCAGGGCGTTTTCTGCACCTCCGATGTCTGGAGAAGGCTTTATTTGGACTGCGGCCAATGGGCGTGTTAACCTTAACGATTATGCAACATCATTGGGAATAGCAACCAATGGAGTAACGATGGGATTACCTTTGGCAATTTCCCAGGACGGGAAAAAAATTGCAGGAACAGGTTTGAATGCATCGGGGCAAATCGTAGGTTTTTATTTGGATCTTACACAATATTTATCGGTGAAGGATCATGTGAAGGATAATAATGATATAGGAATTTATCCAAATCCGGTAACGGATATCCTTTATTTTAAAGGTGTTGAAAAAATTGATAAGGTTGAAATTTATAATATGGTCGGGCAAAAAGTGAAATCATTCAACTCGGTAGATCATCAGATTGACGTGTCGTCTTTATTAAGTGGAGATTATCTATTGCAATATTCTGTTAAGGGGGGAAAACAACAGAATTATAAATTCATAAAGCGGTAA
- a CDS encoding helix-turn-helix domain-containing protein yields MPKNKRNILLLIVVFCSIFINGQSGPDFTILADKAFQKLYQNPDDCISYSQSLLLSDQNIEHKIVLQNIISQAYAMKGDYVQSVSTSIQKEDFQQKNLSYFMQVFGDYNLAEQYQNLDLYNQSKKIITHLLSDQRLLKSNDPRLRITTAKLYQLQALNFGINREYKAALQYLNKSDKYTNNSNEENTITKIENKIFCSTYLIKLNRLEESKKLIDSLIYSLEKYKDRPFLLGLAYETLSRYYFLKQDYKTSIAKSETALSQIVNLPFNSLKIKIYESLSRNYFTLHDNVKYHQYNKLYTDLKTHEDSNTKEGIRYIVKLVETNLNKNIEFQKQSYSQSFWILTLILSFLILGLLIYLLIIKNENRDLKKQFDFFEKQRRQKQKIASSLSIIKTIPAIDKNPEKDSNKISKEKEEEILQKLEEFEQSDRFLNKNMSLSLLSSQMEINTKYLSEVINSSKEKNFNGYINELRINHIAHLLRTNPIFLNYKVSYLAEYSGFSSHSTFTTVFKSVTGMSPNAYIQEISKSKSS; encoded by the coding sequence ATGCCGAAAAATAAAAGGAATATTTTACTGTTAATTGTCGTTTTTTGTTCCATTTTTATAAACGGACAGTCCGGCCCCGACTTTACGATTTTGGCAGATAAAGCATTTCAAAAACTGTATCAAAATCCCGATGACTGCATCAGCTATTCACAAAGTCTTCTTCTCAGTGATCAGAATATTGAACATAAAATAGTGCTGCAAAATATCATCTCGCAAGCGTATGCCATGAAGGGAGATTATGTACAATCTGTAAGCACCTCTATCCAGAAAGAAGATTTTCAGCAGAAAAATCTTTCTTATTTTATGCAGGTTTTTGGAGATTATAACCTTGCCGAGCAATATCAAAACCTGGATTTATATAATCAGTCAAAAAAAATCATCACTCATCTTCTGTCTGATCAACGTCTTTTAAAAAGCAATGATCCAAGGTTAAGAATCACAACGGCCAAACTTTATCAGCTGCAAGCTCTTAATTTCGGAATCAACCGAGAATACAAAGCTGCTTTACAATACCTCAATAAAAGCGATAAGTATACTAATAACAGTAACGAAGAAAATACCATAACAAAAATTGAGAATAAGATTTTCTGTTCAACATATTTGATAAAACTGAACCGTTTAGAAGAGTCTAAAAAACTAATAGACAGTTTGATTTATAGTCTTGAAAAATATAAAGACCGTCCGTTTTTATTAGGATTAGCTTATGAAACTTTATCCCGCTATTATTTTCTTAAACAGGATTATAAAACGTCGATTGCCAAATCAGAAACAGCACTTTCGCAAATTGTAAATCTCCCTTTCAATAGCTTAAAAATTAAAATTTACGAATCGTTATCCAGAAATTATTTTACACTGCATGATAATGTTAAATATCACCAGTACAATAAACTTTACACTGATTTAAAAACACATGAAGATTCTAATACCAAAGAAGGAATCCGTTATATTGTAAAGCTTGTAGAGACCAATCTGAATAAAAATATTGAATTCCAAAAACAAAGCTATTCACAGTCTTTTTGGATATTAACATTAATCTTAAGCTTTTTAATTCTCGGATTACTCATTTATTTGCTCATTATTAAAAATGAAAACAGAGATTTAAAAAAACAATTTGACTTTTTTGAAAAGCAAAGAAGACAAAAACAGAAAATTGCCTCTTCCTTGTCTATTATAAAAACAATTCCGGCTATTGACAAAAACCCGGAAAAGGATTCCAATAAAATATCAAAGGAAAAAGAAGAAGAAATCCTCCAAAAGCTTGAAGAATTTGAACAATCCGACCGGTTTCTGAATAAAAACATGTCTCTCTCTCTGCTTTCCTCTCAAATGGAAATCAACACAAAATACCTTTCGGAAGTCATTAACAGCAGCAAAGAAAAGAACTTCAATGGCTATATTAATGAATTAAGAATCAATCATATTGCTCATTTATTGAGAACCAATCCGATATTTCTTAATTATAAGGTTAGTTATCTTGCAGAATATTCAGGATTTTCATCTCACAGCACATTTACAACCGTATTCAAATCTGTTACGGGAATGTCTCCCAATGCTTATATCCAGGAAATCAGTAAAAGTAAGTCATCATGA
- a CDS encoding tetratricopeptide repeat protein, protein MKFTLTILSFLFLSFCISINAQKNATDSLMKKAYNEIYDNPENAIKIGKDLLEKDNDINTSIKIYMLLSTAHIAKRNFDESLKYILKAKELSQKTNDAKNQASVLIAVAIQYQQMELFSKSLETLNEADTYLAKTPDSPERYLETARSYAIRGMIYKSQSNSEIALEKFLIALQNFEKAPLSKTASSNVSVVYYNIGYCYLNLNQIDNAQKAFLQSVNYARKNHAKSLEAFALKGMAEMYKQKREYQTAIDLLQKAESLSKNTGDIVLNEGIYKEMSDNYLALRQQDLYQLYNRKYFEMRFKRKENELTSINRVIDNHNKDTSAKNKEIKSYYIYLMIISSVISLMIISVFLYLILKIKKQNKKYQREIQQIIHTS, encoded by the coding sequence ATGAAATTCACATTAACAATACTTTCATTTTTATTCCTGAGCTTCTGCATCTCTATAAATGCTCAAAAAAACGCTACGGATTCTCTGATGAAAAAGGCTTATAACGAAATCTATGATAATCCGGAGAATGCTATTAAAATAGGAAAGGACCTGTTGGAAAAAGACAATGATATCAATACTTCTATCAAGATCTACATGCTTCTTTCTACAGCCCATATTGCCAAAAGAAATTTTGATGAGTCTTTGAAATATATTTTAAAAGCAAAAGAACTTTCGCAAAAAACAAATGACGCGAAAAACCAGGCAAGCGTTCTCATCGCTGTTGCCATACAATATCAGCAAATGGAACTTTTCAGCAAAAGCCTTGAAACCCTCAACGAAGCAGATACATATCTAGCGAAAACCCCTGATTCACCTGAAAGATATCTGGAAACCGCCAGAAGTTATGCTATACGGGGGATGATTTACAAAAGCCAGTCCAACTCTGAAATTGCTCTTGAAAAATTTCTGATTGCTCTGCAAAATTTTGAAAAGGCTCCTTTAAGTAAAACCGCTTCTTCTAATGTAAGCGTAGTATATTACAACATTGGTTATTGCTACCTTAATCTCAATCAAATAGACAACGCACAAAAGGCGTTTTTACAATCTGTGAATTATGCCCGGAAAAATCATGCAAAAAGTCTTGAAGCCTTTGCTTTAAAAGGAATGGCAGAAATGTACAAACAGAAACGTGAATATCAGACCGCTATAGATCTTTTACAGAAAGCAGAAAGCCTAAGTAAAAATACAGGTGATATTGTTCTGAACGAAGGAATTTATAAAGAAATGTCTGATAATTATCTTGCTTTAAGGCAGCAGGATCTTTACCAGCTTTACAATAGAAAATATTTTGAAATGCGCTTCAAAAGAAAAGAAAATGAATTAACCTCCATCAATCGGGTTATTGATAATCATAATAAAGATACTTCGGCCAAGAATAAAGAAATTAAATCTTACTATATTTATCTAATGATCATTTCGTCTGTGATAAGTTTAATGATCATAAGTGTTTTTTTATACTTGATCTTAAAAATAAAGAAGCAGAATAAAAAGTACCAAAGAGAAATCCAGCAGATTATACACACTTCATAA
- the pafA gene encoding alkaline phosphatase PafA, with protein sequence MLRKISIAAVTFLSVFTINAQKNKNSQLERPKLVVGLVVDQMRWDYLYRFYNKYGNDGFKRLLGTGYSLNNVHIPYVPTVTALGHTCIYTGSVPAIHGIAGNDWTDKETGQNVYCTTDENVKPVGTTNAKIGSHSPKNLWSTTVTDELRLATNFQGKVIGVSLKDRASILPAGHNPNGAFWFDDSSGNFITSTWYMNDLPQWIKTFNSQNLPDKLVENGWNTLLPISQYTESSPDNSPWEGLLGSAKTPTFPYSNLAADYKAKKDNIRYTPFGNTLTLKLAEASVEGERLGGDDITDFLAINLASTDYAGHKFGPNSIEVEDVYLRLDQDLAQFFNYLDSKVGKGQYTVFLSADHGGAHSVGFLQEHKIATGFFGEGMEKNINEKLKEKFGVDKLINAVDNYQVYFDRKLLKDNKLELDDVRDFTIKELEKDPTVLYAVSVTEVQEATIPEPIKQRIINGINRQRSGDIQLISHDSMLPPYSRTGTTHSVWNSYDSHIPLIFMGWGIQHGESNKPYYMTDIAPTVSSLLKIQFPSGNVGNPITEAIGK encoded by the coding sequence ATGCTTAGGAAAATTTCGATTGCAGCGGTTACTTTTTTGTCCGTTTTTACAATCAATGCGCAGAAGAACAAAAATTCACAGTTAGAAAGACCAAAACTGGTCGTAGGTTTGGTGGTAGATCAGATGAGGTGGGATTACCTGTATCGTTTTTATAATAAATACGGTAATGATGGCTTCAAAAGGCTATTGGGAACAGGTTATTCGTTGAATAATGTACATATTCCTTATGTTCCTACCGTTACAGCTTTAGGGCATACTTGTATTTATACAGGTTCGGTTCCGGCAATTCATGGGATTGCAGGGAATGACTGGACGGATAAGGAAACAGGACAAAATGTATATTGTACAACAGATGAGAATGTAAAACCGGTAGGAACAACCAATGCAAAAATTGGAAGCCATTCTCCGAAAAACCTTTGGTCGACTACAGTGACCGACGAATTGAGATTAGCAACCAATTTTCAGGGAAAAGTAATCGGAGTTTCTTTAAAAGACCGTGCATCTATTCTTCCGGCGGGTCACAATCCGAATGGAGCTTTCTGGTTTGATGATTCTTCAGGTAATTTTATTACGAGTACTTGGTATATGAATGATTTACCACAATGGATAAAGACGTTCAATTCTCAGAATTTGCCGGATAAATTGGTGGAAAATGGTTGGAATACTTTATTGCCGATCAGCCAGTACACAGAAAGTTCTCCGGACAATTCTCCTTGGGAGGGATTGTTGGGAAGTGCGAAAACGCCTACCTTTCCTTACAGTAATTTAGCGGCTGATTATAAAGCGAAAAAAGATAATATCCGTTACACACCTTTCGGAAATACCCTGACTTTGAAATTGGCAGAAGCTTCTGTGGAAGGAGAAAGACTTGGTGGAGACGATATTACAGACTTTTTAGCCATCAATTTGGCATCAACGGATTATGCAGGTCATAAATTCGGTCCGAACTCTATTGAAGTTGAAGATGTGTATTTAAGGTTAGATCAGGATTTAGCTCAGTTTTTCAATTATCTGGATTCAAAAGTTGGTAAAGGTCAGTATACGGTTTTCCTTTCTGCAGATCACGGAGGAGCACATTCTGTAGGATTTTTACAGGAACATAAAATCGCGACAGGTTTCTTTGGGGAAGGAATGGAAAAAAATATCAATGAGAAGCTGAAAGAGAAATTCGGGGTTGATAAGCTGATTAACGCGGTTGATAATTACCAGGTTTATTTTGACAGAAAGTTACTGAAAGATAACAAACTGGAACTGGATGATGTAAGAGATTTTACCATCAAGGAATTGGAAAAAGATCCTACTGTACTGTATGCTGTTTCAGTAACGGAAGTTCAGGAAGCGACAATTCCGGAGCCTATCAAACAGAGAATTATTAATGGTATTAACAGGCAGAGAAGTGGTGATATTCAGCTGATCTCTCATGATTCTATGCTGCCTCCGTATTCAAGAACAGGAACTACACATAGTGTCTGGAATTCGTATGATTCTCATATTCCGTTAATCTTTATGGGATGGGGAATTCAGCATGGAGAAAGTAACAAACCTTATTATATGACGGATATTGCTCCTACTGTTTCATCTTTACTGAAAATTCAGTTTCCCAGCGGAAATGTAGGAAACCCAATTACAGAAGCTATTGGCAAATAG